In Rattus rattus isolate New Zealand chromosome 9, Rrattus_CSIRO_v1, whole genome shotgun sequence, a genomic segment contains:
- the LOC116908991 gene encoding olfactory receptor 139, which translates to MEPGAWGNRTAVTEFILLGLTGNVRLHSILFVVFFFAYIVTVGGNFSILAAIFVEPKLHTPMYYFLGNLSLLDIGCISVTVPPMLVCLLAHECRIPYTACISQLFFFHLLAGVDCHLLTAMAYDRYLAICQPLTYSTRMSREVQGTLVGICCTVSFINALTHTVAVSVLDFCGPNVVNHFYCDLPPLFQLSCSSIYLNGQLLFVGATFMGVVPMILISVSYAHVTAAVLKIRSTEGRKKAFSTCGSHLTVVCIFYGTGFFSYMRLGSVSASDKDKGIGILNTILSPMLNPLIYSLRNPDVQGALKRVLTGKRHPV; encoded by the coding sequence ATGGAGCCAGGAGCCTGGGGAAACAGGACAGCTGTCACCGAATTCATCCTTCTTGGATTAACAGGAAATGTAAGACTGCACtctattctttttgttgtctttttctttgcctATATTGTCACAGTTGGGGGTAACTTCAGCATTTTGGCTGCCATCTTTGTGGAACCCAAGCTCCACACTCCTATGTACTACTTCTTGGGGAATCTATCTCTGTTGGACATCGGATGCATCAGTGTCACTGTTCCCCCAATGCTGGTGTGTCTCCTGGCTCACGAGTGCAGAATTCCCTACACTGCCTGTATATCACAGCTCTTTTTTTTCCACCTCCTGGCAGGTGTGGACTGTCATCTCTTGACAGccatggcctatgatcgctaCCTGGCCATCTGCCAGCCCCTCACCTACAGCACCCGCATGAGCCGTGAAGTGCAGGGCACATTGGTGGGTATTTGCTGCACTGTCTCCTTCATTAATGCTCTGACTCACACAGTGGCTGTGTCTGTGCTGGACTTCTGCGGCCCTAATGTGGTCAACCACTTCTACTGTGACCTCCCACCCCTTTTccagctctcctgctccagcATCTACCTCAACGGGCAGCTGCTTTTTGTGGGAGCCACTTTCATGGGAGTAGTCCCTATGATACTGATCTCAGTGTCCTATGCCCATGTTACAGCTGCAGTACTAAAGATCCGCTCcacagaggggaggaagaaagcattttctacaTGTGGCTCCCACCTCACTGTGGTCTGTATCTTTTATGGAACTGGCTTCTTTAGTTACATGCGTCTGGGTTCCGTCTCAGCCTCAGACAAGGACAAGGGCATTGGGATCCTCAATACTATCCTCAGCCCTATGTTAAACCCACTCATCTACAGCCTCCGAAACCCGGATGTACAGGGTGCCCTGAAGAGGGTGCTGACAGGAAAGAGGCATCCAGTGTGA